The following nucleotide sequence is from Diospyros lotus cultivar Yz01 chromosome 3, ASM1463336v1, whole genome shotgun sequence.
TCTTCAATCTGTCCACTCTAGACATTGGTAACACTTTTCATTCATTAATCTTCAATTTATTATGTATAATCAATTGCTCGTCATTTGTGTAAATATTCCTCAATCTTTTTGAACAGTGTAGGTTTAATTCAACACAGAATTTGATCCTATTTTGTTCCTTAAAAACCCTATGAAAGCTAAAATGTCTTTAACGCTAAAATGTTTTGTTCCTTCGAATTTGACCCCAAGCCCGACCTCGAGCCTAAACTCAGATTTGCCAAGCTGAGCAAGGCTTAGCTCGGTTCAATCACAACCGTAATCATTTGCATGACATCACTGTCATTTCTATTTGTAAACTACAACTTAATTGACAGCTTAACAGCTTCTCCGAATTGCGATCAATACGTATCCATATTGAGTATATTAAGGGGAGTCTGTATTTAATTCTCATATCTATTAATGTTAGCTTttccacacatatatatatatataatattgtcaTCAAGAGTACGACATGACCCAACCCGTAAAATGGAGCATATTAACCACATAAACCCAGTTCGGAGATGAGGGGGAAAATCAGCTCAGAAATCGTAAAATCACCTTTGGGCGCAAGGAAAAAGAATGCGCGAACAAGATTCCAGGGCAAAGGGAATTCTTCAAACCAATGACTAATTCTCCAAATTAAggtaaaattaatttcaccatTCCATTTGTTGACTCAAACCACATTCAGAAATATTCCAAGCCATAAAATACAGGGAactagaaagaagaaaaaaagagaaaaagagagaaacagCAGCAAATCAATCTAGAACGCCATATGACGGGCAAGCCTGCTCCCCAATATCCTTCTGTCTATGGCTGCATCGATTGAGCTCATCTGGAACATACGAACCACAATAGAAAAATGTCAGCAAAAAAGGACTGCCAAAGCCACCTTTtgcattacatacatacatatatatatatataaaggattACAACAGCTTTTGCTCCCATACAAAACTTTGCGGAAGAAGCTGACCTGGCTGAGTTTGAAATCACTCACTGTTTGATCATAAAAATAATACCGAAATCACAACACTGGCACGCAAATTTCTGTCGGATATATTCTCATTCCATTCAACCCCCAAACCTCAAAATGATGCATGGACAAAGGATATATGACCATAAATGAAGTAAGCAATCCAAAGAGTAAATACATACACTCTTCTTAATGGAGTAGTAGTGCAATGCTAGATCGGAGCATCCTCACGTCAATCACAGCAAGCTTTGTCAGATTGTAATTTTACAAACTACCAGCAAAGATAACGTAATTCCTAGTTGAATCTTTGATGGCACAAAAAATTGGTAGGATTGCTCGACAGATGGGGAAAAgtgaaaataggaaaagaaacagaagaaataaaaggagcCATTGATCAATGGGGATAACAATTAAATGAATGCTTCACTGCAAGCCTCATAAATTCCTAGTGCAGTGCAGTTCACTATTTGCAGAATGAATAAAAACATTGAAGTATATAGCAGTACCTCCATAAATTGACATAACGCACAAACAACCAAATCTGAAATCCAAAGGTAGGAGACTTGACCGGAAGGCTCATAAGATTTTTAGTGCAGTTTATTCATTTTCAGAATggattaaagaaagaaaataaatacagaAGTACCTTTATAAGTATGAAACAATGCGTAAACCGGATTGTAACATCTACCCATCTGGTTAGATGCGTAAAGCAACCTCATTTCCACTTGAAAGAAATACAATAACAGGAGTGCTTATAACTTACCTGGCTAGTTTCATCATGCACCTGATACTTCGGCAAGGACATTCTTCTTTCCTCCTACACATACCATTTTAATAGGTTGAAGaggtgaaaaaaaaatgcatactGGTGCAGAGctagaaagagaagaaaaaggaagagaaaaaccAACCATCGACATTGCTTCATCATCCCAAACTAAATAAACCTCATTTGAGGCCAGATGGGTAACAGGAGCTTTGTTTGCAATTACAGGAGGCGGTCCAATTGCAGGACCACCAGTATTTGGACCAGAAGCATAAGAGTGCGAATTGAGCGACATGCCACCTGCAGCCAAAGAATGCACATTAAGaaacttaaataattaacaaaatttaaaagagtAAAACATGCCTAGCTTATCACAATCACAAAACATATTGTTTAGTTTGGGGACCCTATAAACAAACTAATTAAGCAACCAACTCTTAAGTTTCTTCTAATTGTAGTTGTGCATGCGTGCCTGCGAGAGCATTTACATGCAGAGTTACAGAATTAGCATAGGTAGAATTGTGTTTACCCACGATGCAAACTTAATAGTTAGATGATATATAAACTGATCAGAGAAAAAAAACCAGAATCTATCCTGTGAACCATTCATATGGACAACTTGTTGAATGTATAAAGGGCCATTTGATAAGGAGAAAAGCAAACCTGTAACCTGTGAGATATTCAAATGGACTAGATCAAAGTAGAAAGGCACATCCATAAGGATAAAAGCAAACATCTTAAAACTAATAATCCTCCAATTTTTGAGTACTTAAATTAATATGCTATGCAAGGAAGAAAGCCACGAATAACTCTAAATTATTTGAGCTCATAACACCTCAAATCTAATAAATTTCTGAAAGGTAAAATGAAAGCTTCTATCGGCCATAGGGTAGGCACAAGTATGCATGTCCGCTTAAAGCATAAAAATCATTTATCAAGAACATGGCAGTTTCAAATATcagctcaaaaaaaaaaaaaaaactgaatgcAACTTTGGTTCCTCAATTTCAAGATCCTAGTTCTAAGCACACTGAGaaaatttgatcattttcaaaaacacatatcaggaataatttttttttaaatcaagtcACTAGACCCAAATAAATAGCAAGTCCAAACTTCAAGCATTTAAGAGGAATCAGATAGTGGGAGGAGAATTCAAACCTTGACTTCCAGGCATGTGGTAGTTACTTGCCACGGACGAATTACTTGCCTCAGTTAAGATTTTAAGGTCTATGGGAGAGCTCGATGGAATATTCGTCGAAAGCATGGACGCAGAAAAAGGCAAACTATGAGTAGGTATGGTGTTGTTGGCAACAACAGGAAAAAGTGGTTGAGATGAAGGAATCGATGTAGCTGGGGGCAGTCCTGGTGGAGCAGTGGTCATAGATGGTTGACCTGATGGCGTTGTAGCAGATGGCAAAGGAGGCCTCAGATTCTGTCCAGGAAATAGAGGCTGCTGCAATGTTCCTAGATGTGCAGGGGGGACAGAAACAGCTGGATGTGGGGGAAACCAAGGTTGTGGACGAGGAGGAGCTGGCCACCCACCAGGTGGCACTGCCAATGCAGGACTGTAACTGCATCCAAGCAACCACGTAACTCTCAGTAAGTTGAATTTTActtgcataaaaatattaaattaaatatttaagaatagaACTAGGAAATGGATAAGGAGAAAAATTATCCTTTCATTCTTTGTACAAAAAAGAGATAACAACTTAAAACAATCCAGCAAAGAGAACAATCAAAATGGAAGAACTTAAAACAACTTAAGTTCTTCTTTGTACAAAAAAGATCAACTTAAAATAATCCAGCAAAGAGAACAATCAAAATAGAAGAATTAGAATGCTGAGACTCTGGTCTGACGTATAAACTATCCCGTCCAGAATAAGATTTATCCAAAAATTGACAGGCAGATGATCAAACTATTCAGAAAGCTCCATGGTTTCTCTCTGGAAGGGTTATGGATGAATGAACATGATACACTGATCAAGACAAGAAGGCAGTCATATCAACCTAGACTGCttcctcaaaaaaaaaaattgcatcaaTACTATTACAAGATCTGAGGCATCACGACAAAATGTCAAAGAAAATGTTTGGATGACATGAAATGACCAAGGTAATACCCCCCAGTGTCTACATTGACTTACCAAAATATttgtgcgtgcgtgcgtgcgtgttTGAGACACTAGAGGTTTCCAGGCAGGAAGtgaagatatttaaaaaaaaaagaaaaacagaaatcaCGCGCGTGTTTGACACACTAGAGGTTTCCCAGCAAGAAGTGAAgatctttgaaaaaaaaagaagcagaaATCATACACTGGCTGCATTGTGCCTAGAGTTGACTGAGGAAAAGGGACGCCCAACGATCCTGGCATCACAGATGAAGGAATCTCCACTTTGGCCATCTTTGATGGGGCATCGTCTTCTGAAAAAAGAACAGCAGTCATTAATATGTTTCCAAACTAAGGTAGATGATAAGACCAATATCATGTGCAACCATCTAGACATTTCATTCTCACCATATTTCCTAAGGAAGAAGCTTCACAAagtacataaatttcataaccATTGCTACTGAATCAAATAAAGGATGCAAAGAACAAGAAATACCAATCCATCACCAGCTTCTTAATTTGTAAGAGAAATAACATTGCTATCAACAGCAAAGATCCAGGACAAAAGGAACATAAACAATGCAAAATCCTAAGTCACAAAGTGCAAAAATATCCAGCAGATTTATTCACCAGttgacataaataaataaatgaacaagaAGATCTTGAAGGAATTTCACTAAGATGCTAATACCCTGTTTGGAATGAATGAATTCCACAAAATTTTGTGGAACTCATTTCCAATTCCAAAGTTGcgttaagaattaaaaaaagttgtggaattgaattccatggagTCAATCAAAGGCAAATATTCCACCAAATTTGGTGGAATTTGCAAATGAATTCTATCACTTAAAACACAACCAGTTTAAGACCACAATACCCTTCATCTTTTTTCATATTTCCAATCATGTAACaccatatatacacacacagtttatatatacatatatacacagacaatttataaatttaaattcacaCTTTTACGCacacaatttatatatatataaatgtttgtgcatgcatttatatatatatatataaactgtttgtattcatatatgtttgtgtatatatatatgtatatataaactgagtatatatatttgtttgtgttggacgaggaagagaaattcaaatttgaagattGATAACCAATGGATAAGGCCTTTAGTCTTATAgtttaaatattgtaaatttgtattttaaagtttaaattagtCTCTATAAGTTAGGAGATAGAATatcctaatatttaggagataaaatATCCTATCTCActcctactttataggagaaaagataaggatgtattgtgtatatatttcctGCTTTTTTCGTGAGATTCAATCAAGCAAGATAGCATTTTTCagcttgtttcatggtatcagagcttagaAAAAATCTCTAGTCTATCTCAGCCAATTGCTAGtttcctcaaaatcatgggcaaTACAAATCAAAACCCTAGTCTCACAGAAGCTTCAGCCACCAGTTCTCCAGGTGCGGTTCATCCCTCGGCTACCTCTCAATCTTTCCCAAACCTGTCCAGCCATTCAATCGACAACCATCCATTGCAAATTACTCACCATAAGCTAAATAGGAGTAATTTTAGGGAATGGTTTCAGTCCGTTTTATTGGTGATCAAGGGAAAGGGAAAATTAGGCTATTTAACCGGTGCTACCCCTGCTCCTCCACCGACAGCAGTCACATATGGAACTTGAGAGGCAGAAAATTCAACCATTATGGCTTGGTTGATAAATTCCATggagcctaggattggaaggaCATACCTCTTTCACAAAACagccaaggagatttgggattcgGTGCAAGAGATGTACTCAGATTTGGATAATTCATCTCAAAGTTTTGAAATCAGGTCAGCCATAAGAAATACTAGACAAGGTAATCTGAATGTTAcagattattttaatactttggtTGAATTGTGGCATGAGATAGATTTATTCTATACTATAACTTGGGAAAATGTGGCTAATAGCATTAAGTATAATAAGATGGTTGAAAAAGACCGGATATTTGATTTTCTCCAAGGACTTAACAGTGATTTAGATGAAGTGCGTGGCAGAATTTTAGGTACTAAACCTTTGCCCAGTTTAAGAGAAGTATTTGCAGAAGTTAGGTGAGAAGAAAGCCGACGCAAAGTAATGCTTCAATCTGCTGATGATCTATCCCATCAACAGTCTGCCCTAGCCACTGTTAGACAAGGAGATTTTGTTCAAAAGGATGCTGGGAGAGAGAAGcaatggtgtgatcattgcaagaGACCATATCATACAAAAGAGACATGTTGGAAGATCCATGGCAAACCAGCCAATTGGAAACCAAAGAATAAGAGAGAAGGAACCAGATCAGCTTATAAGACTGCCACATCCGGAGAGAGTGGACCGAAATCTGTGGAAAATGGATCAAAAACAGATCTAAATCTGTCAGAGGAACAAATCCAAACCCTATACAGGCTACTAAACCAAGATACAAACTCAACCGGGTCTTCTAATCATCAACCTACTGGATCAGTTGCTTTACAAGGTAATCCTCACTGCTCATTTATGTCAAAACAGATTCCTAAGGATGTATGGATAATAGATACTGGGGCATCCGATCATATGGCTAGTTCTATGGATTGTATGACTGAATATAGGCCATGTAAAACAATGATTGAGATATCTATGGCAGATGGGTCTATTGCACCTGCATTAGGACTTGGGAAAGTTTGTGTATCTAACTTAAAACTCAATTCAGTCCTATATGTACCAGGATTAAGCTACAATTTGTTGTCTGTAAATCGGATTACCAAGGACATGAACTGCAAAGTAATCTTCTTATCATCTTGTTGTTTATTTCAGGACCAAGCCTCGGGGATGATGATTGGCCGTGCTAAAGCTAAGGATGGTCTTTATTGGTTGAAAGGAAGTCCTTCAAACCCATTTTGTTCAAATAAAGTTGTTCTAAATGTTAATTCAAATGCCAAAGctatgttatggcataaacgttTAGGACATCCTAATTTCCCTTACCTAAAATTTTTGTATCCTCAATTCTTCATTAATAAAGATCACAATCTTTCATGTGAGCAATGTACTCTTGCTAAACAATCTAAAGCTCATCATTTCATTCAACCGTATAAACCCTCATCCCCATTCCACTTGgttcatagtgacatttggggtcctTCTAAACTCCCAAATGTTTCGGGCTCTAGATGGTTCATAACTTTCATAGATGACCATTCTAGGGCTTGTTGGGTATATCTTATGAAAGAGAAATCCGAAGCTAGCAATATTTTTAAACGGTTCCACAAGTTTGTCTTGAACATGTTTCAAGTCTCTATTCATAttcttaggactgataatgagagggaatatttttctcatgacaTAAATAATTACCTTCTTGACCATGGGATTTTGCATCAAAGTTCTTGCCCatacacaccacaacaaaatggagtggccgaaCGAAAAAATAGGCATCTCTTAGAAGTTGCTAGGGCTATGATGTTCACCACTCATGTCCCTAATTCCTATTGGGGGGAGGTTGTTCTTACGGTTGCCTATCTCATAAATCGTCTTCCCTCCAAGACATTGAAATTCCAAACACCCCTTGAGACCTTTTGTGCTATATATCCTCATGCTCCTCTCTTACAATCTCTTGAACCGAAGGTGTTTGGTTGTGTTGTCTATGTTCATAACCACAGCACATCTCGGACTAAGCTTGATCCCAAGGCCCTAAAATGTCTTTTCCTTGGTTATTCACCTACCCAAAAGGGATACAAGTGTTACAGCCCTATAACCCACAAGTATTACATTTCCACCAATGTcacattttatgaaaatatctcATTCTGTCAGTCCAACCCATCTGTGCCTATACCCTTTCCACTATCACTACCAATGTattctcaagggggagaaatcATTACCTATGATAATACACGGCCAGTGGAATCTCTTCCTAAAACAGTTCCAGCAGCCCCATTCCTTCCTGAAACAGTTCCAGCAGTCCCATCCCTTTCTGAAACAGTTCCAGCAGCCCCTGACATAGCCTCTGAGTCAAAATCAACTAATTTTGAAACATCTAACCATTGTTCTGGTCAGTTTTCCTCTCAGCCACAAATTAACTCAGTTGCTGAACCTAAATTTGTTTATTCCCGACGACCAAGGAACCAAACGGAGCAGCAGCAATGCCAATCATCTCTACCAAAAGCTGGTCCATCAAAAGATGACTGCAGCTTTGGAAAGGAAATAACCAGAGATAGCACAGAAACTTTCAGATCAACACATGATGCTAACAGTGAGGCAGTTCCTGAGGATGGGCTAGATTGGGCAATGCCAATAGCCCTGCAGAAGATCCTGTGCAAAATATCCTATCAAAAATTATCTAACTTATGCTAAGTTATCTCCTAAGTTCAGAGGTTTCATTGCTAAAGTTGACAATATAGTTGTTCCAAAAGATGTTCAAGAAGCAGTGCAGGATCCGAAATGGAAAGCAACTGTTATGGAGGAAATGAAGGCATTAGTGGATAATGGAACATGGGATATAGTGAGAAGAcccttagaaaataaaatagttgggtgcaaatgggtatttacagTAAAGCATAAAGCTGATGGCAGTGTGGAGAGATATAAAGCTCGATTGTTGGCCCAAGGatttactcaaacctatgggatagactatgaggagacttttgctcctgtGGCAAAATTAAATCTGTAAACTTAGATTGGCCACTATATcagtttgatattaaaaatgtatttcttaatggtgatttggatGAGAAAATATACATGAAAGTACCACCAGGTTTTGAAAAGGAGGCTGGTATAGACAAGGTTTGCAAGCTgaagaaatctctatatgggttgaagcaatCACCTAGGGCTTGGTTCAAAAAGTTCAGCATGACCTTAATTCAATTTGGGTATCAACAAAGACAAGCTGATCATACATTATTTGTAAAATCCTcagaaaatggaaggaaaactattctaattgtttatgttgatgatataattgttacaggTGATGACATACAAGGGATTGAGACCTTAAAGAAGCAgctaaaatccaaatttgaagtcaaagatcTCGGGCTTATGAAATACTTCTTAGGTATGGAGGTTGCTAGAAGCCGAGAAGGATTATTTATCTCACAAAGGAAGTACACCATAGATTTGCTAAAGGGCACCGGGATGATGGCTTGTAGACCTACTGAAACTCCATTAGATAAAagatggaaatcaagagaagaagaagatgatgtccCTGTGGATAAAGAGAAGTACCAACGGTTGGTAGGGAGGTTGATTTATTTGTCTCTTACTAGGCCTGACATAGCCTATGCAGTAAGTAAAATAAGCCAATACATGCATTCTCCTACACAAAAACATATGGATGTCGTGTTTCATGttctaagatatctaaaaggaacCCCTGGAAGGGGTTGATGTTTCAGAAGATAAAGGAAAGAGGAATTGAGGGATTTGTGGATGCAGACTGGGCAGGATCAAGTGAAGACAGCAAATCAACAACCGGATATTGTACCAAGGTGTGGGGAAATTTGGtgacatggagaagtaaaaaacaattaGTGGTAGGCCGTAATAGTGCTGAGGCAGAGTTTCGAGCTATTGCTCAAGGAATGTGTGAAGTAATCTGGCTAGAAAGGTTTTTTGGAGACCTAAAGATACCTTTGGTTCAACCTACAAGGGTATACAGTGATAGTAAGTCAGCAATAAGCATAGTGAAGAATCCTATCCAACATGATCGCATGAAACATGTTAAGATAGAccgaaattttataaaacaagagattgaagaaggaggAATAGTCTTGTCTTATATTCCTACCACTGATCAAGTAGGCAGATGTGCTCACCAAAGCAATGGTAAGACCAAGTTTTGAATTTCTAATTGGCAAGCTGGGGATGACGTGCATTTACTcctcagcttgagggggagtg
It contains:
- the LOC127796728 gene encoding protein SUPPRESSOR OF FRI 4-like isoform X5, whose amino-acid sequence is MGKKKKRATSKVWCYYCDREFEDEKILVQHQKAKHFKCHVCHKKLSTAGGMVIHVLQVHKETVSKVPNAKPGRESTDIEIYGMQGIPPDVLAAHYGEEEDDAPSKMAKVEIPSSVMPGSLGVPFPQSTLGTMQPVYSPALAVPPGGWPAPPRPQPWFPPHPAVSVPPAHLGTLQQPLFPGQNLRPPLPSATTPSGQPSMTTAPPGLPPATSIPSSQPLFPVVANNTIPTHSLPFSASMLSTNIPSSSPIDLKILTEASNSSVASNYHMPGSQGGMSLNSHSYASGPNTGGPAIGPPPVIANKAPVTHLASNEVYLVWDDEAMSMEERRMSLPKYQVHDETSQVSYKHSCYFFSFKWK
- the LOC127796728 gene encoding protein SUPPRESSOR OF FRI 4-like isoform X1, with product MGKKKKRATSKVWCYYCDREFEDEKILVQHQKAKHFKCHVCHKKLSTAGGMVIHVLQVHKETVSKVPNAKPGRESTDIEIYGMQGIPPDVLAAHYGEEEDDAPSKMAKVEIPSSVMPGSLGVPFPQSTLGTMQPVYSPALAVPPGGWPAPPRPQPWFPPHPAVSVPPAHLGTLQQPLFPGQNLRPPLPSATTPSGQPSMTTAPPGLPPATSIPSSQPLFPVVANNTIPTHSLPFSASMLSTNIPSSSPIDLKILTEASNSSVASNYHMPGSQGGMSLNSHSYASGPNTGGPAIGPPPVIANKAPVTHLASNEVYLVWDDEAMSMEERRMSLPKYQVHDETSQMSSIDAAIDRRILGSRLARHMAF